The DNA window TGTTCTTCCACAATCTGCCTCCACCTACCGAGTTCACAAagtgtttgtcccactcccatcagggaagaggctacgtaacatccacaccaggactaccAGCCTCTAATACAGCGCCTTTCTCCAAGccgtaaggctgatcaacatgtCCTCTcaccaacccacccctccacacccgcaaAACCCACTACCTTACCAGTTCCTGTCAATCACCTTATCTACTACATCACGTGCCTTGTGTCACCTTAAGGACACACTGTAGGGGGTTTTTCCACACAATGGCGTGCGCTGGGAAGCTTACATTAAGAACCTCATGGAGGCCGAAGGCGCCCACGACGCGGCTATCGTAGGCACCAAACCTTTCAGGGTGTGGGCCGCGTATGAAGGCGGCAACCTCAAAAACGTGCAGGAAGAACAGATCAAAGCACTGCTGTCAAACGATACAACCAAAATTTGCACTCATGGATTAATCTTAGGATCCAAGAAGTGTACCGTCATAAGAAATCAACTCTGTCATAGTGGCTTTGCAGATTTAAAGGTCAAGTCAACATGCGATGACGAAAAGTATTGTATTGCTGTGGCCAGGACTCAAAAGGCAATAATTATACTGGAGGGCTCAAGTGGGCCAAGTTCAGGTGGCAAAGTAAAACTAAAGGCATTCAAgttggctggtggcgtagtggcatcagcaccgtaCTTCTGAgcaaaggctcctgagttcgaatccagctggctgcctcgcacactttccatccatgctagcAACAATTCTTTTGATCTCATTCACATATGTCCCACTGGAAGTGACAATAAATAACCTTGAATGttgaataaacatttcagcagGCTGTGCTGTCACATTGCTGTTTCTCACCATTATTGCGGCAGCGCGCCACCTGCTGACCGTGATGTCCACAAAATTAGGAGGGCTTGTTATACTAGGAAATCACCATCAAGTGGCAGTGAAagggaggggtttacagagataagGAAGGGATGCAGGAGGTGGATGCCAAGCTTACACTTGCCCACAAAACCTCTCTCCTTCACCACTATTCACGGCGCCATACAacccttccagatgaggcaacttTTCAGCTTcgggtctgttgggg is part of the Hemitrygon akajei chromosome 9, sHemAka1.3, whole genome shotgun sequence genome and encodes:
- the LOC140733791 gene encoding profilin-1-like, encoding MEAEGAHDAAIVGTKPFRVWAAYEGGNLKNVQEEQIKALLSNDTTKICTHGLILGSKKCTVIRNQLCHSGFADLKVKSTCDDEKYCIAVARTQKAIIILEGSSGPSSGGKVKLKAFKLAGGVVASAPYF